CTTGAATCGCGGGAGGTTGAACACCTTGCTTGTAATGCGGCGGTCGTTCAGCGAGATCGTCGGCAAGCCAGCCGCCTCCAACGCACGGAGCGCTGTGACGGCGGCCGTGGCGTAGTAGGCGGAGTCCAGACGGGCGTCGCCCGCCAATAGCCACTTGGCTTCGACTCCAAAGTGCTGAGGCAGAGATTTCGGCTCGGCTGCCGGCGCAGGCAGGGCCTGAGCTGCTGATGTCCTCATGTGGGTTGCCTGCGGAGTCTGCCTTGGGTCAGCCACTGTTCAAAGAGCGGGGCCACATTAGCGACCTCGTCGTCCCGAACTCTGCGGAGTTCGTGCTTCTCAACACTTGAGGCTGCGCCGCCTGCGTCAATGACGGGCACGGTAATCGCCGTAAGGCGTTCTACCTCTTCGCCCTCGGGCGTCCTCACCCATAGGTCGTTGCCGCGCCGGTCGAAGCCGGAGGTCTTGCACAGTGCCATGAAAACCTCGTAGTCCTGAATAGCCTTGCTGGCCTCCTCAAGGCGCATCTCGTCTGCGCTCTTCTTCTCCAGTATGAGGACACTAGTCTGCGTGCCTGTGCCGCTGAAAGCTAGGAAGGTCTCAACTGGAAGGTCGATGCTAGCGATGATGCGGCAGCGTTTGAGTATCCATCGTCGGACGAACCCGAGTCCAGGGTTGCTGAGTATGCTGTCCGGCAAGACAATCGCCAACCTGCCCCCGGGCTTGAGGAGTTGCCAACATCGTTCTATGAAGAGCTGCTCGGGTGGCATGGAACCGCGAGGACTGGGGGTTTCGTACTTCGGCAGCTCAAATTGGTCCAGCACGTGCGGGTCCGTGACGACGAGACCCGGGCCCGCCCCGAACGGCGGATTAGTATAGATGATGTCAATCGTGTTTGGCTTGATCTTGGCCTTGACGTCGTCGCGCCACTCGCCCGTCGGGAGGAGCGAGTTGGATTGGTAGACGTTCGTACTCCCGTCGCCGTGCATCACTAGATTCATCTGTGCTGCCCGGACTAGCTCTGGGTTGATATCAATGCCAAACAGGAGGCGGTCGCAGATGTCCTTGAGCCGTGCCGCTGCTTTGTCAGACGCTTGGACTGTGTCCTTCCATTTCTGTTCTTCTATCGAGCGAGCATGGTCTCGCCAGAGGTTCATCTGAGCCCTCAGGAATCCGCCGGTCCCGCAAGCCAGGTCCAGCACCTTGAGCGAGAGCCATTTGTCCGCAGGGTAGGTTGCCATCACCATTCGCACGGCCATCTGGCAGACGTTTGGTGGGGTGAAGAACTCCCCGCGGCTTCCGCGCAGGTTTTCGCGAACGATCTCTTGGTAGGCTTCGCCTTTGACGTCAGCAGTTGTGAGCAGCAATGAGTAGCGTCGTAGCTCGCTGACTATGTAGGCCAGCACCGGGTCACTCAACTCGATACGGTCATGTGGGGCGAAGATGTAGGGGAACTGCTCCTTGACCTCTTTGAACATTTCGTCTATCCGCTGCCTGAGTCTACGTTGCCCGAGCACTGAACGTCGTTCTTCGGTAGACACATCGAAGCGCATCTGGCCGGTGGTGTTCTGCTCGTCGTAGACCTTGCAGAAGAAGAGTTTGAGCAGTTCGTTGAAGGCCTTGTCCTTGGGCATCCCGTCGTTTGCGTAGATGTAGTTGTGGCAACGCTTGAACACATCACGGAGACCCTCGGCGGGCTTCAGTTGGTCGAAGGTAATACGTGGGGCCTGAGTCTTGCCGTAGGGTGGGATGTCTGCAACTATGACCGGGCTGCGCCGGTCTTCTTCCGTGGAAACCTCATATGCCTGAAGCTCGGAGCCTACCCATATGCCCCACTTGGCCTTGAAGCAGGCGGCCAAGTAGGACTTGAGTTGCTCAACTCCACTGTCACGATCCGTAGGTCTGACGACTTCCGGTTTGGTCTCCGCAATCAGGAATACCTCTTCCTGCTTGTGGTCGCGGTCGTGGCTGAAGATGGCAATGTCAACGCGTTTCTTTGCACGACCGACGTTAACGGTGAACTCCAGTTCGATGTCCTCTTTCGGATAGCCGTACTCCTCCACGAGACTGCGAGCGACACGCTGGCGAACGTGCTCCTCGGGCGTATCCTTGCGCAGCTTACCTGTGATGTAACACCGAATCATGCCGGGCGGAATGAACTGAATCTCGTCACTCATTGTCGTACCTCCTGGGAATGACCGTATGACCGCCACGGGGCCGCCCTCTACGCTCAGCTTGTTGCATAGCCGTCCTGGACTTGCTCGAAGCCGACCCACGTGAACCAGTCCTTGAGCTCAAGGAACTCGGCCCAGCGGTTGACCATGGCGATGTCGTCTTCGTAGGTGGCGGACGGGCCTTGCGCGGTCAGGGCGGCTAGCGCGTTGCCTTGGTCCTCGAAGCCGGCACGCTCAAAGCGCCCAAGCAGGGGCTTTGCCGTATGCTCGCTTAGCAGCTTGAAGAACGTGTGGTTCATGACATGGGCTGCCTGGTATGTCTTTCCGGGCGTGAAGTCGCGGACTCTCGGTGTGAGTGCCTGCGCAGCTTCGTCGCGCTGCCCGAGGAGCGACTGCATCTGGTCGTCGCGCAAGGCCGGGTACTCGTCGTACAGCCACTTCTCGATGGCGATGTCCGAGGGGTAGTTGGTCAGTTGCCGCACGAGTCCGTGGTACAGCATATTGAAGTACTCCGGCGCCTTGTCGCTCTGAATGGTGCGGCTTATTCGCTCGATGTCTGCCAGCATCGGCTTGAGGGCCGCGGTCATTGTTTCGCGGTTGGATGCGGGCACGAGCCTACGTTCTTCCGGTACGGAGCACATTCTTATGGCATGGGCGCATTCGTGGGCAATCAGGTGGTTCAGGATGCCGCCGCGCACGGACCGGTAGTGGATGAGGTGCGACGGCATCCCGCGCCGTGCTATCTTGATGGCGGCGTGCGGAACGAGGTCTTTCTTCTCTACGAGGTTGAAGCCCTTGCCGGTAATCTCGCTCACGCGCGCCATGACGGCGCGGACCGAGTCGCTCAGTTCAAGCACCAGGCGCTCCGTCTGACT
This genomic stretch from bacterium harbors:
- a CDS encoding N-6 DNA methylase: MSDEIQFIPPGMIRCYITGKLRKDTPEEHVRQRVARSLVEEYGYPKEDIELEFTVNVGRAKKRVDIAIFSHDRDHKQEEVFLIAETKPEVVRPTDRDSGVEQLKSYLAACFKAKWGIWVGSELQAYEVSTEEDRRSPVIVADIPPYGKTQAPRITFDQLKPAEGLRDVFKRCHNYIYANDGMPKDKAFNELLKLFFCKVYDEQNTTGQMRFDVSTEERRSVLGQRRLRQRIDEMFKEVKEQFPYIFAPHDRIELSDPVLAYIVSELRRYSLLLTTADVKGEAYQEIVRENLRGSRGEFFTPPNVCQMAVRMVMATYPADKWLSLKVLDLACGTGGFLRAQMNLWRDHARSIEEQKWKDTVQASDKAAARLKDICDRLLFGIDINPELVRAAQMNLVMHGDGSTNVYQSNSLLPTGEWRDDVKAKIKPNTIDIIYTNPPFGAGPGLVVTDPHVLDQFELPKYETPSPRGSMPPEQLFIERCWQLLKPGGRLAIVLPDSILSNPGLGFVRRWILKRCRIIASIDLPVETFLAFSGTGTQTSVLILEKKSADEMRLEEASKAIQDYEVFMALCKTSGFDRRGNDLWVRTPEGEEVERLTAITVPVIDAGGAASSVEKHELRRVRDDEVANVAPLFEQWLTQGRLRRQPT